CCCCGGATGCAATCAAGGTTTCCGGCCGGGGTGAATTGCATTTGGCGATTTTGATTGAGACCATGCGGCGTGAGGGGTATGAATTTCAGGTGAGCAAACCGGAAGTTATCCTGCATGAGGAAAACGGTAAAGTTCTTGAACCCTACGAAGAATTGATTCTTGAAGTTGATAGTACTGCGGTGGGGGCTTGTATCGAACGACTGGGTCAGCGAAAAGCCGAGATGGTTACGATGCAGGCATCACTTGAAAATAAAACCCGGATTGTGTTTAATATTCCTTCGCGCTGTTTGATGGGATTTCGGACCGAGTATTTGACCATCACACGCGGCGAAGGCATCATGCATCATATGGTTTCCGGCTACCAGGAATTCAAGGGCGGCGCAGTGGGCAGGACACGGGGCGTGTTGGTGGCATCTCATCCCGGGCAGACAACCGCCTATGCGCTTTTTCAACTCTCAGACCGCGGGGATTATTTTGTTCCGGCAGGGCACGAAGTCTATGTCGGCATGGTGGTGGGCGAACATACGCGGGAAAGCGATTTGACTATCAATGTTTGCAAGCTCAAGCAATTAAGTAACATGCGCAGCAAGTCATCGGATGAGGCCTTGACGATTGCACCGCCGCGGATAATGAGCTTGGAACAGCTGTTAGAGTATTTAAATGAGGATGAACTTCTGGAAATCACACCGAAATCTTTGCGTTTGCGGAAAAAGCTGCTGGATGCATTGGACCGCAAACGGGATGATCGGGCGCGGGAAAGAGGTCAGGTGTTGTAAGCGATTGATGCATTGTTCGCATCGCGTCTGCGCCGCAACCGCTTAGGAGTCTGAGCATTTAGTCTGTTTTTGGTATTGTTCGTCACCCCGGTGAAAACCAGGGTCCAAAAAAAGCTTTAAAATTCAGATTCCTGGATACCGGCTTCCGCCGGTATGACGGCAAAATATAAATAATCCGACTAAATGATCACACTCCTAGTCTTTTTCCGCATACAGCTTGCGCATTTTAACAATATAGGCTTCGCTGTAGGATTTTGGATATCCCTGGATTTTTTGCCGGGCAAGAGTGAATGCCACAAAGAGCGGTAGGTTTTGATTCTTTTTATTTTGATAAAATAAATCAATTTGGCGTTTAATTTCTGTGTTGGTAAATTGATCAGGAAATTTCAGCAGGGTGATGAAGGCCGCCAAATCTTTTTGCGAATAGGGCTGTTTTTGTAAGGCTGCCAATACCTGGGACAAAGCATAGTCATAGCCACTGACATAACCAGAGGTATAAAGAAGTAACGAACCCTCACTTGTTCGCGTGGAGAGGGTTTCCCAATAGGTTCCGTTTACAGCGTTTGTTTCCACCGGCCCTTTCACAGGGACCTCAGAGCGCCCGCCTCCGGAAAAGAGCAGCAGCATTCCCATGGCAAATATTATTGTTTTCATCCCCGCCTCCGGCTCACATAGTGAGTGTCTTTTTGTGACATGATTATGATATAGAAGCCGGGAGAAAGAAACTGTAAAAATTTAAAAACCATACAATTCGGCATGAAAAAGTTAGGCGGGATGCAGCTCCGACGGAAGCAATTATTGAAAAGCAAGGACGCTACGCAGCCCATTGTGTTCGCGCCGGCAGGATAAAGCACGAAGACTTTTTTGCGGTCTCGGCGGAAAGGATATATTTGTCAGAACAATCCACTTGGGTTATTCTGTGTGAAGTGCTATAAATAACAAAACGCAAAGGAGCCGACCTAATCATGGTATCCGATGATTCGATTATTGAGGTGATACGCAAGCGCCGTTCCTGGCGGACATACATCCCGGAAGCGATGGAGGAGCAGGTCAGAGAAAAACTTGAAATACGACTGGCGGAGAAACATCTTGGTCCTTTTCCAGGTCAGGTACGCTTTCGTTTGATTGAACTGCAAAATGATCCGGTGCAGGCAAAACAGAAAATAGGGACTTATGGCATGATCAAAGATGCCCGCTATTATATTGTCGGTGCAGTCACCCGGGGGGAAAAGGCGCTGGAAAATTATGGCTACCTGTTTGAGAAAATTATCCTGGCAGCCACGGAGATGGGTTTGGGAACCTGCTGGGTTGGGGGTGCGCTGCATCGCAATGATATTGCCCGGCGTATTGAAGCAACAAAAGAAGAATATATTCCGGCCATTTCTCCGGTCGGGAAGGTGGTTGAAAAACGCGCACTGCGCGATCAGATGGTAAGCTTGGCCGCCGGTTCAAAAAATCGCAAAAAGTGGCAGGAGCTTTTTTTTTATAATCATTTTTCAACACCACTCAGAAAAGAGGATGTCCCGGAGTATGCCAATCCTTTGGAAATGGTGCGTTTGGGTCCTTCGGCATCCAATCGCCAACCATGGCGCATTGTCAAGGAAGGCGGGCGCCCGCGTTTTCATTTTTATTTACAAAAAAATCGTTTTTATGGGAAAATTGCGCACTCTGTTTTGGGTGCTGAGGATATTCAGTATTTGGACATGGGTATTGCCATGTGCCATTTTGCCATGGCAGCCAAAGAGCAGGGATTGCAGGGACGCTGGCTGGTCGCGCCGCCGACATACTTTGAACCGCCCGAGGGTGTGGAATATAGCGTGAGTTGGATTGAAAACTAGATGGTTTGGCAATCCTTGAAAAAAATGACACGGTTCGGAACAGCCCTCAAAAAGAGCGAAAGAATATTTGACAAGTTCAGCAAACGGATGCTAAAGTCCGAATAATAAGCCGAAACCGGCAAGGATCTAATAGAGAAGGAGATTGAGATTCATGTCAGTACAAGGAAAAGTCAAATGGTTTAACAACGCAAAAGGGTACGGTTTTTTGGAACAGGAGGGCAGTGATAAGGATATTTTCGTTCATTTTTCTTCTATTCAGTCGGAAGGATTCAAAACGCTTAAAGAGGGCGAGGTGGTTGAATTTGAAATCACGGAAGGACCCAAAGGCGCACAAGCCGCAAATGTAAAAAAGATTGGCGGCGAAGAGGCTTAATCGAAACTAAAAAAACTAACGGCCCCAAGGGGTCGTTTTTTTTTTGGTAGGATTGAACCGTGGAGAGACAGTTACAGACAGCAGCAGCCATTTTAAGAAATGCTCGCCGGGTCACCGCGTTTACCGGCGCGGGGGTTTCTGTGGAAAGCGGCATCCCGCCTTTTCGCGGAGCCGGTGGACTCTGGGAAAAAGTCGATCCGATTTTTTTAGATTTGCAATATTTTATAAAAAATCCGCTCACATCCTGGCAGATGATCAATAAAATTTTTTATGATTTTTTTGGTCAGGCAAAACCCAACGCAGCGCACAAAGTGCTCGCCCGGTTGGAACAATCAGGCCGGCTTGCCGGTGTGATCACCCAAAATATTGATCACCTGCATCAGCGGGCCGGCAGCCGGCAGGTGATTGCATTTCATGGAACCGCCCAGGAGCTGGCCTGCCTAAGCTGCGGTAAAAAGCATGCGTTGGCGGCGGTCTCCCTAAAAAATCTTCCACCGGTTTGTCTTGTTTGTGAGGGGATTTTAAAACCAGGCTTCATTTTTTTTGGGGAAGCAATTCCCGAACCTGCACAGTCTGATGCTTTTGCCGAGGCTGAGGCTTCGGATGGTTTTTTAGTCATTGGAACGACCGGGGAGGTTATGCCGGCCTGTATGCTCCCCCGGGTCGCCAAGGAGCACGGTGCGAAAATTATTGAGGTGAATACAGTTCCGTCACTCTATACGCGTGACATCACGGATATTTTTTTGGAGGGGACTGCGGCTGCCGTGCTGCCCCGGTTGGAAGCGCTCTGGTAGGCAGATCACCTGTAATCAGGATAGGTGAGGAGCAACATGGAATATACGCAAGGTTTATTGGGCAGGGTTTTTATTTTAAAATTTTTTCATGATGACGACATACTTGAATGTCTCAAACCGTTTATAAAAAAGGAAAAAATAAAGACAGCTGTGATCCAATTAATGGGTGCGGTTCAATACGCTACGCTGGTGACTGGTCCAAAGCAACCCAAGATCCCACCGGACCCGCAATGGGAAACCATCACCGGTGGCTGGGAAACCATCGGCATGGGCACGGTTTTTTCCGACAAACAGGGGCCGCATATTCATATTCATGCAACTTTTGGGAGCGGGAAAAAAACCCGAACCGGGTGTCTGCGAAAAACCGGTAAAGTTTTTCTGGTGGTGGAAGCGATCGTGACGGAAATAAAAAATACCCGGGCGGAAAAACAGCTGGATCAGGCCAGTGGTTTGGAACTGCTGCATATAGCGACCCAACCGAAAAAACGCAAACACGAATAGCATTTGACAAACCAGGAGCTTGAGGCGTAAAAAAGTACCAGTGAAATAGGTGTTTGGTGGATGAAAAACATCAGCGAAACAGGAGGCACAAAATGCACACCGTGGGTGAATATAAAGGCAATGCAGTGATTACACTAAAACGTACAGAGGAAGACAATTATGGATTTACCTTCGGGCTGGCCAAGGCAAAACTTATTATTGACCATCTGGAAGCCATTCAAAAATTTTATGAAGAAAATAAGGACAAAGCCAAGAAAAAAAGTGAATAAAATTTATCGTGCTAGTGCGAACACGATGGACAGCCTGCCCGGCGAATGCCGGGTGCCGGGTAAACCCGTGGATTTTTATCGCTCAATGGTACGCGTGGCGATGAGATCGACATTGAAAGACATGAAATTTTTTCTTAGCACTTGATTTGCCTTCACAGGTTGGGTAATGACGATTTGTTTAATAAGCTGCATGGCTTCGCGTAAAGCCGGTTTGGGAATGGGGCCTGTTGTTCTAACCGGTATCATCGCGACGGTCAGCTGTTGTGCCGCGACGGTTGTCGTAAGCGTTCTCAGCGGATGTTCGATTTCCTGTTTGGCATACACCTCGCCCTTGGGGCATTGATTTCCCAGTACTTCCCGGACAATCTCATTTTCCACCCGGACAGTGAGTTGACAACCTTTAGGACATTCAATACAAGTGAAGTTTTTTTTCATGATATGGTCTCCAGATAGTCGGCAGCTTGTTGTCCCGCCAGAGCGCTGTCGTGTGTGACTGAATCCGCCAAGTCATAAATTTTAAAGGCATTGCCACAGACAAACAATCCCGGGATTGAGGTGCGGTTCAATTCGGCGGACACAGGCGTGTGGGTCGATTTTTCCATGGCAACACCGGCCATTTCGATCAATTCATTTTCCGGGATCAGTCCGACAGAGAGCAAGACCGTATCGCAGTCAATTTCAAAATTTGATCCCGGTTTTTCGCTGAAATCATCATGGACGGCCGCGACACGGATTTTTTCTACACGCGTAAGACCGAGAATTTCAGTTACTTTGTGTTGATAATAAATTGGAATATCAAAGTCATCCAAACATTGTGCAATGTTGCGTGTGAGCCCGCGGGAGGTTTTTTCAATTTCAATAAC
This genomic stretch from bacterium harbors:
- a CDS encoding NAD-dependent deacylase → MERQLQTAAAILRNARRVTAFTGAGVSVESGIPPFRGAGGLWEKVDPIFLDLQYFIKNPLTSWQMINKIFYDFFGQAKPNAAHKVLARLEQSGRLAGVITQNIDHLHQRAGSRQVIAFHGTAQELACLSCGKKHALAAVSLKNLPPVCLVCEGILKPGFIFFGEAIPEPAQSDAFAEAEASDGFLVIGTTGEVMPACMLPRVAKEHGAKIIEVNTVPSLYTRDITDIFLEGTAAAVLPRLEALW
- a CDS encoding cold shock domain-containing protein is translated as MSVQGKVKWFNNAKGYGFLEQEGSDKDIFVHFSSIQSEGFKTLKEGEVVEFEITEGPKGAQAANVKKIGGEEA
- a CDS encoding DUF1667 domain-containing protein, producing the protein MKKNFTCIECPKGCQLTVRVENEIVREVLGNQCPKGEVYAKQEIEHPLRTLTTTVAAQQLTVAMIPVRTTGPIPKPALREAMQLIKQIVITQPVKANQVLRKNFMSFNVDLIATRTIER
- a CDS encoding DUF296 domain-containing protein, giving the protein MEYTQGLLGRVFILKFFHDDDILECLKPFIKKEKIKTAVIQLMGAVQYATLVTGPKQPKIPPDPQWETITGGWETIGMGTVFSDKQGPHIHIHATFGSGKKTRTGCLRKTGKVFLVVEAIVTEIKNTRAEKQLDQASGLELLHIATQPKKRKHE
- a CDS encoding nitroreductase family protein, with amino-acid sequence MVSDDSIIEVIRKRRSWRTYIPEAMEEQVREKLEIRLAEKHLGPFPGQVRFRLIELQNDPVQAKQKIGTYGMIKDARYYIVGAVTRGEKALENYGYLFEKIILAATEMGLGTCWVGGALHRNDIARRIEATKEEYIPAISPVGKVVEKRALRDQMVSLAAGSKNRKKWQELFFYNHFSTPLRKEDVPEYANPLEMVRLGPSASNRQPWRIVKEGGRPRFHFYLQKNRFYGKIAHSVLGAEDIQYLDMGIAMCHFAMAAKEQGLQGRWLVAPPTYFEPPEGVEYSVSWIEN